The Leisingera caerulea DSM 24564 genomic sequence TGCCACGGCGATCCCTGCGCGGGCAAAGCGCAGCGCCAGCCCCTGGCCCTGCGGCCCGGTGCCGCCAATGATTGCGATCTTCATCTGAACATATCCTCCTGTTTTTTTCTGAGTATGTCGGCGCCGCGGCTGTCGGCGGGCTGCCAGTCGAGCCCGCGCAGCAGCACCGCCGGTGTTTTTCCGTTCTTGCGCACCACCAGACCGGAGGCGGCGGAGATTTCATCGGCCAGCGCCGGTTCGGTCACCTGCAAGGGCCGCCCCCAGGCATCCAGGTTGCCCTGCTCCTGAATGGTGGCCGGGACCTTGCTCAGCCCGATGGCCACGTTGATCTGGCCCAGCCGCCAGGGGCGGCCGAAGGTGTCGGTCATCACCACGCCGATCTGCGCGCCGAAGCGGGCGGCCAGCGACGTGCGCAAACGCTCGCAGCTGGCGTCGGGGTCGCGCGGCAGCACCATCGCCGCGTCCTCCTCGCCGAAGTTCGACTCATCCACCGCGGCATTGGCGGAGATGAAACCCAGCCGGTGTTCGCAGATCATCGTGCCGGTGTTCTGATCCGGGCGGCGGAAGGCGCGCACCACCCGGGTGCTTTCGCGCAGGACGATCTCCACCTTGCGCGGGTCCTTGTTCAGCTCCTCGCCGTATTTGACGGCCTCGTCCGAGGGCGTGACCGAGGCCAGCGGGATGATGCAGTCCTCGGCCTTGGAGAACACCTTCTGCGCGATGCACAGGATATCGCCGTCCTGCAGGCCAAGCCCGGCCTGCTCCAGGCAATCACCCAGGATCGCGCCCAGATCGTCGCCGTTCCGGATATCCGGCACGCCGGGCACGGCGGTGAGGGAGACGGACAGACTCATCGCGCGCCCTCCCGCACCAGCGCCTGCGGGTCCTGCGCCAGCAGGCAGCTGAGATCCTCGGCGGTGTCGACATCAATACGCAGGCTGTCCAGCGGCAGCACCACCGGGCAAAGGCCCGCAATTTCTGCCGCACGCCGGTGGGCGATCAGCGACTTCTGCCCGTAGGCAAAGGCAAAGGGGCAGGGCAGCGGCACCAAAAGCGCGTTGGTGCCAAGGTCGGTCGCCGGGCACAGCACCGCGCGGGTGCCGTCCAGCGGATAGGCCAGAAGCTGGGCCAGATCGTCCGGCGACGGGTCCGCCAGATCGCCCGGCAGCACGCACAGTGCCTCATACCCTTTGGCCGTTGCCCAATCCGCTGCTGCCTCCACCGCCAGCGACAGGGTGCCGGGGTCGTTGTCGTCGATGCAGATCAGCCCGGCCTGGCGCGCGATCCGCGCAATCACCGGGCTGTTGGACACCACGGCAATGTCGGCGGCGCCTTCGGGCAGCATGGCAACCGCCTCCTGCAGCCGCGTGATGGTGGAGCGGAACAGCCCCCGGGCCAGCGCTTCGCGGTCCCGCGGCGCCAGCGCCATGCTCAACCGCGTCTTGGCCCTGGAGGGGTCCTTCATCGGGATCACCGCCAGCCGCTTGCTGCATTTCACCGCCGCGCTCATGCCGCCGTCTCCCGGTTTGTGCGGGCAAGGCCCAGATCCGCAACTTCGCGTGCAAGGCGGGCCTTATCGTCCTGGGTCTTCATCAGAATGTCGCTGCAGACCGGCGCCAGCCCCATCGCGCGGATTTCGCCCGCCAGCCCGGCGTCCGCGTGGTCGATCACCAGCGTATCGGCCAGCCCGCGGTACCGCGCAGCCACACCGGCCGCATCGGCCCGTTCCCCCAGCGCCGCCATCATGCGGTCGGCCGGGCCCTTGACCACCTTGCCGCCGATGAACGGGCTGACAGCAACCTTCTGCGCACGCGCCGCGCGCAGCGCCGCGGTGATGCCCGGCACGCCCAGAATGGGGGCAATGCTGACCAGCGGGTTGGAGGGCGCAATCACGATCAAATCCGCCTGCCGGATCGCCGCCAGCGCCTCTGGCGCGGGGCGGGCCTGCGCCAGCCCGTCAAAGGCCAGCTCCCGCACGTCCGGGGCGCAGCGTTCGCGCACGAAATACTCCTGGAAGCTCAGCCAGCCCGCATCGGTGCGCACCCGTGTCTGCACCTTATTATCTGTCGGCAGCAGGATCTCCGCCCGCACCCCAAAGGCGCGCGCCACGTCGCGGGCGATATCGCTGGGCCGGTCGCCCTGCAGGCGGCGCATGGTGCGGTAGATGTGCAGGCCAAAGTCGCGGTCGCCCAGCGACATCCAGGTGTCCGCGCCCAGCTTGTTCAGCGTCTCCAGCGCCCGGTGGCCCTCATCCGCCACGCCCCAGCCCTGGTTGCGGTCGATCACATCACCCAGGCTGTAAGTCAGCGTGTCGATATCGGGCGAGACCCAGAGGCCGTGAAACTCATCGTCATCCGCCACATTGCCGATCACCGACAGCGCCACATCCGGCAGCGCGGCCAGGCCCTCGGCCATCTTGGCACCGCCGACGCCACCCGCCAGCAGGGTGACCTTATGCTTCTGCGCGCTCATTCTGCCGCCTCCAGCTTGGGCCCGCGTTCGGGGAACATTTCCAGAAACGCCAGCGGGTCGCTGCCCTGACGGTCCACCAGTGGCGCGATCACCTCGGGATCGTGATCGACATAGACGTCGCGGATCTCGTAAATGGTGTTGCGGCGCACCGGCACCCGGCCCGCGGCGCGGATGATCTCTGTCAGTTCGCGCGCTGTGATCTCCTGCCCGTGGGCAGACCCGGCCGAGCGCGAGATGCTTTCGTTCATCAGCGTGCCGCCCAGGTCGTTGACCCCGCGTGACAGCATCTGCTGTGCCCGCGCCGCGCCCAGCTTGGTCCAGCTCACTTGGATATTGTCGATCCAGCCGTGCAGCATGATGCGCGACACCGCGTGCATCAGGTCCACCTCCAGCGCAGTCGGGCCGGGGCGCACTTTGTCCGGGTTCTGCGACCAAAGCGGCGATTCGGTATGCACAAAGGAGAGCGGCACCAGCTCGGTGAAGCCGCCGGTATCCTTCTGGATGTCGCGCAGTAGCCTGATGTGCGCGGCCCAGTGCTCAGGCCCGTCGATATGGCCGTACATGATGGTGGCGGTGGTGGGGATGCCGACCTCATGCGCGGCGCGGATGATCTCCACCCATTTTTCGGCGCTCAGCTTGTTCTTGGTCAGCTGCATCCGCACTTCGGTATCCAGGATCTCCGCCGCGGTGCCGGGCATCGAGCCGAGACCGGCGTCTTTCAGATCCGCCAGGAAGTCGTGATAGGACATCTTGGTCTTGGACGCGCCATACCAGATCTCAAACGGCGAGAAGGCATGGATATGCATGTCCGGCAGCGCTGCCTTGATGGCGCGGATAATGTCGCGGTAGTAGGTTCCCTCCATCTTGGGATGCAGGCCGCCCTGGATGCAGACCTCGGTCGCACCGCGGTCCCAGGCCTCCTGCGCGCGCTCGACGATCTGTTCGGGCTCCAGCCACTCGGCGTCCTTGTCCTCGCTGCGCTTGGCAAAACCGCAGAAGCGGCAGCCCATATAGCAGATGTTGGTGAAGTTGATGTTGCGGTTCACCACAAAGGAGACGCGGTCGCCATTGGCGCGGCGGCGCAGCTCGTCGGCCACGGCATAGACGGCCACGGCGTCAGCGCCGGTGGCGCGGAACAGCTCGACGCCTTCGGCTTCGGACACTTCGCCGCCCTCCAGCGCCATCTCCAGAATGGCGCGGACCGGGGCGGAGGCGGCGCCGACGGCAGCCGGGACCGCGGCAAAATTCTCGGCGGGGTGCTGGATGGTCATGCTGTCTCTCCGATGTGGCGCTGATCGCGGGCGAGGCCGTTTTCCTGGGCCATGCCGGCCGCACGGGCCAGCACGCCGGGGTTGATGAAGCCGCTGTCCCCGGTCAGGTAGCGGGGGTAAACGGTGAGCCGCTCGCGCAGGTCAAAACCGGCCCCGGTGCAGGAGCTTGCCAGCGCTCGGATCTCCGGCCATTCGTGCTGCGGGTTGATGAAGTCGATGGTCACGGGCGAAATGCCGCCCCAGTCGTTGATGCCTGCCTCCAGATAGGCGATGTGGCGGGCGCTGAGGTTCGGCGGCGCCTGCAGGCTGATCTCCGGTGCCAGGATGATGCGGGCGGCGGCGATGGTGCGCAGCATGTCCTCCAGCGCCGGTTCCGGGTGGTTCGCCATCTCGATATCCGGCTTGCGCTGGAAGTTCTGGATGATCACTTCCTGGATGTGGCCGTGGCGGGCGTGGGCGTTGTTGATGGCGTGCAGCGCCTCGATCCGCTCGGCAAATGTTTCGCCAATGCCGATCAGCAGGCCGGTGGTGAAGGGCACCTGTTTCTCGCCTGCGCGCTCCAGCGTGCGCAGCCGCTGCACCGGCACCTTGTCGGGGCAGGCATAATGCGGCTGGCCCTTGCGGGTCAGGCGGCGGCTCACGGTTTCCAGCATCATCCCCATCGAGGCGGAGACCGGGCGCAGCACGTCGATCTCGTCATCGGTGAGGGTGCCCGCGTTCACATGCGGCAGCAGGCTGGTTTCCGTCAGCACCAGCTCGCACATGTCGCGCAGGTAATCGGTCAGGCGGGAATAGCCGAGCTTTTCCAGCCCCTTGCGGGCCTTCTCATAACGCAGTTCCGGCTTTTCACCGAGGCTGAAGAGGAGTTCCTTGCAGCCCTCGCGCTCACCCTTCTGTGCGGTGGCCAGCACCTGCTCCGGCGTCATGATATTGGCCTCCGGAGACTCCGGATGCTTGACGAAGGTGCAGTAGCCGCAGGTGTCGCGGCACATGTTGGTCAAAGGCACAAAGGCCTTGCGCGAATAGGTGACCGTGCGGCCCCAGTGGGCGTCGCGGATCCCGGCTGCGCGCATCATCAGGGCGCGCAAATCCCCGGTCTCCGCCCAGGCTGTGCCTGTGCTGAGCGATTGGGTGTTCATGGTGTCCTCCCTGCCTCAAAGACTGTGGAGGAGGGCGCGGCATGTCAAATATTTTTTTAGCTGTAAGTCAAAAAAAATACCGTGAAGGTGTGTTGATTGCAGATAATAGGCTGTTTTTAAACTGCAAAAAATATGAGCTGACAAAAATATTGACTACTAAGTAAAACATCCAAATACTTCTTCCCAATCGCAGGCAGCCGGTTTGCCGGACGCTTCAGCGAAAAGGGAGGACATTGAAGTGCTTATTGGAACGCCAAGGGAGTTGGCGGCTGGAGAGTCGCGCGTTGCGATGACGCCGGACTCTGCGCGTCAGCTGCAGAAGCTGGGGTATGATTGCGCGATCGAGGCCGGGGCCGGGGCGGCGGCGGGGTTTTCCGATGCCGCTTACGAAGCCGCCGGGGTCGAGATCATCAAGACACCGGCCGCGCTGTGGAAAGCCGCCGATATTGTCGCCAAGGTGCGCCAGCCGGACGCCACCGAGCTGAAGCGGCTGACCAAGGGCAAGACGCTGATTTCCTTCTTCAACCCGGCTGGGAACGAAGAAGGCATGGCGCTGGCCAAGGCCAAGGGCGCCAATGTGATCGCCATGGAAATGGTGCCGCGGATCAGCCGCGCGCAGAAGATGGATGCGCTGTCGTCGATGGCCAATATCGCGGGCTACCGCGCGGTCATCGAGGCGGGCAACAACTTCGGCCGCTTCTTCACTGGCCAGATCACCGCGGCAGGCAAGGTGCCGCCCGCCAAGGTGCTGGTGGTCGGCGCAGGCGTCGCGGGGCTTGCCGCGATCGGCACCTCGACCTCGCTGGGCGCGGTGACCTATGCCTTTGACGTGCGCCCCGAAGTGGCCGAGCAGGTGGAATCGATGGGCGCCGAATTCGTCTATCTCGATTTCGAGGAGGAGCAGCAGGACGGCAGCGCCTCGGGCGGCTATGCCTCTGTTTCCTCGCCGGAATTCCGCGAAGCGCAGCTGGCGAAGTTCCGCGAGCTGGCGCCGGAGATGGACATCGTCATCACCACCGCGCTGATCCCCAACCGCGAGGCGCCGGAGCTGTGGACCGAGGATATGGTCGCGGCGATGAAGCCGGGCTCGGTCATCGTCGACCTGGCGGCGGAGAAGGGCGGCAACTGCAAGCTGACCGTGGCGGATGAGAAGATCGTGACCGACAACGGCGTCACCATCATCGGCTACACTGATTTCCCCAGCCGGATGGCGGCGCAGTCCTCGACGCTTTATGCCACCAACATCCGCCACATGATGGCCGACCTCACGCCGGACAAGGACGGCCAGGTCAACCACGACATGGAGGACGACGTGATCCGCGGCGCCACCGTGGCGTTTGAGGGCGAGATCACCTTCCCGCCGCCGCCGCCCAAGGTGCAGGCGATTGCCGCCAAGCCCAAGGAGACGGTGCCGGAGCTGACGCCGGAGGAAAAACGCGCCCAGGAGGTTGCGGCCTTCAAGGCGCAGACCAAGAGCCAGGTCACCCTGCTGGCGGGCGGCGGTGCGCTGCTCTTGCTGGTGGGCCTCTTTGCGCCGGTCAGCTTCATGCAGCATTTCATCGTCTTTGCGCTGGCCTGTTTCGTGGGCTTCCAGGTGATCTGGGGCGTGGCGCACAGCCTGCACACGCCGCTGATGGCGGTGACCAACGCGATCTCCTCGATCATCATCCTGGGCGCTTTGATGCAGATCGGCTCCGGCTCGTTCCTGGTGATCCTGCTGGCGGCGCTCAGCGTCTTCATGGCGGGTATCAACATCTTCGGCGGCTTCCTCGTCACCCGGCGCATGCTCGCCATGTTCCAGAAATCTTAAAGCGAGGCAGGTAAAATGGATTACGGTTTCACCACCGCCGCCTATGTCGTTGCGGCTGTTCTTTTCATCCTGTCGCTTGGCGGCCTCTCCAACCAGGAAAGCGCCAAGCGCGCGGTCTGGTACGGCATTGCCGGCATGGGGCTGGCGGTTTTTGCCACCCTGATCGGCCCCGGCTCCGGCCTGTGGCTCTTGTCGGTCCTGCTGATCGCGGGCGGCGGCCTCATCGGCACCTATGTCGCCAAGCGGGTGCAGATGACCGAGATGCCGCAGCTGGTCGCCGCGATGCACTCGCTGGTCGGCCTCGCCGCGGTGTTCGTCGGCTTCATCGCCCATTTCGAGATCGGCAATGTGGCGGCGGCCGTGGCTGCGGGCAGCACCGAGGACCTGGGCACCTTTGCCAAGCTGATCGCCAAGAAGACCCCGGCCGAGATCGCCTTCCTGCGCGTGGAACTCTTCCTCGGCATCTTCATCGGTGCGATCACCTTCACCGGCTCGGTCATCGCTTTCGGCAAGCTGGCGGGCAAGGTGACCTCGGCCGCGACCAAGCTGCCGGGCGGCCACATGCTGAACGCCAGCGCCGCGGGGCTCTCCTTTCTCTGCCTGATCTGGTACTTCAACTCGGGCGGCTTCCTGCCGCTCCTGCTGATGACGCTGGCGGCGCTGTTCATCGGCTACCACCTGATCATGGGCATCGGCGGCGCCGACATGCCGGTGGTGGTCTCGATG encodes the following:
- the cofE gene encoding coenzyme F420-0:L-glutamate ligase, giving the protein MSLSVSLTAVPGVPDIRNGDDLGAILGDCLEQAGLGLQDGDILCIAQKVFSKAEDCIIPLASVTPSDEAVKYGEELNKDPRKVEIVLRESTRVVRAFRRPDQNTGTMICEHRLGFISANAAVDESNFGEEDAAMVLPRDPDASCERLRTSLAARFGAQIGVVMTDTFGRPWRLGQINVAIGLSKVPATIQEQGNLDAWGRPLQVTEPALADEISAASGLVVRKNGKTPAVLLRGLDWQPADSRGADILRKKQEDMFR
- the cofC gene encoding 2-phospho-L-lactate guanylyltransferase, with amino-acid sequence MSAAVKCSKRLAVIPMKDPSRAKTRLSMALAPRDREALARGLFRSTITRLQEAVAMLPEGAADIAVVSNSPVIARIARQAGLICIDDNDPGTLSLAVEAAADWATAKGYEALCVLPGDLADPSPDDLAQLLAYPLDGTRAVLCPATDLGTNALLVPLPCPFAFAYGQKSLIAHRRAAEIAGLCPVVLPLDSLRIDVDTAEDLSCLLAQDPQALVREGAR
- the cofD gene encoding 2-phospho-L-lactate transferase; translated protein: MSAQKHKVTLLAGGVGGAKMAEGLAALPDVALSVIGNVADDDEFHGLWVSPDIDTLTYSLGDVIDRNQGWGVADEGHRALETLNKLGADTWMSLGDRDFGLHIYRTMRRLQGDRPSDIARDVARAFGVRAEILLPTDNKVQTRVRTDAGWLSFQEYFVRERCAPDVRELAFDGLAQARPAPEALAAIRQADLIVIAPSNPLVSIAPILGVPGITAALRAARAQKVAVSPFIGGKVVKGPADRMMAALGERADAAGVAARYRGLADTLVIDHADAGLAGEIRAMGLAPVCSDILMKTQDDKARLAREVADLGLARTNRETAA
- the cofH gene encoding 5-amino-6-(D-ribitylamino)uracil--L-tyrosine 4-hydroxyphenyl transferase CofH; this encodes MTIQHPAENFAAVPAAVGAASAPVRAILEMALEGGEVSEAEGVELFRATGADAVAVYAVADELRRRANGDRVSFVVNRNINFTNICYMGCRFCGFAKRSEDKDAEWLEPEQIVERAQEAWDRGATEVCIQGGLHPKMEGTYYRDIIRAIKAALPDMHIHAFSPFEIWYGASKTKMSYHDFLADLKDAGLGSMPGTAAEILDTEVRMQLTKNKLSAEKWVEIIRAAHEVGIPTTATIMYGHIDGPEHWAAHIRLLRDIQKDTGGFTELVPLSFVHTESPLWSQNPDKVRPGPTALEVDLMHAVSRIMLHGWIDNIQVSWTKLGAARAQQMLSRGVNDLGGTLMNESISRSAGSAHGQEITARELTEIIRAAGRVPVRRNTIYEIRDVYVDHDPEVIAPLVDRQGSDPLAFLEMFPERGPKLEAAE
- the cofG gene encoding 7,8-didemethyl-8-hydroxy-5-deazariboflavin synthase CofG encodes the protein MNTQSLSTGTAWAETGDLRALMMRAAGIRDAHWGRTVTYSRKAFVPLTNMCRDTCGYCTFVKHPESPEANIMTPEQVLATAQKGEREGCKELLFSLGEKPELRYEKARKGLEKLGYSRLTDYLRDMCELVLTETSLLPHVNAGTLTDDEIDVLRPVSASMGMMLETVSRRLTRKGQPHYACPDKVPVQRLRTLERAGEKQVPFTTGLLIGIGETFAERIEALHAINNAHARHGHIQEVIIQNFQRKPDIEMANHPEPALEDMLRTIAAARIILAPEISLQAPPNLSARHIAYLEAGINDWGGISPVTIDFINPQHEWPEIRALASSCTGAGFDLRERLTVYPRYLTGDSGFINPGVLARAAGMAQENGLARDQRHIGETA
- a CDS encoding Re/Si-specific NAD(P)(+) transhydrogenase subunit alpha, with protein sequence MLIGTPRELAAGESRVAMTPDSARQLQKLGYDCAIEAGAGAAAGFSDAAYEAAGVEIIKTPAALWKAADIVAKVRQPDATELKRLTKGKTLISFFNPAGNEEGMALAKAKGANVIAMEMVPRISRAQKMDALSSMANIAGYRAVIEAGNNFGRFFTGQITAAGKVPPAKVLVVGAGVAGLAAIGTSTSLGAVTYAFDVRPEVAEQVESMGAEFVYLDFEEEQQDGSASGGYASVSSPEFREAQLAKFRELAPEMDIVITTALIPNREAPELWTEDMVAAMKPGSVIVDLAAEKGGNCKLTVADEKIVTDNGVTIIGYTDFPSRMAAQSSTLYATNIRHMMADLTPDKDGQVNHDMEDDVIRGATVAFEGEITFPPPPPKVQAIAAKPKETVPELTPEEKRAQEVAAFKAQTKSQVTLLAGGGALLLLVGLFAPVSFMQHFIVFALACFVGFQVIWGVAHSLHTPLMAVTNAISSIIILGALMQIGSGSFLVILLAALSVFMAGINIFGGFLVTRRMLAMFQKS